A region from the Geotrypetes seraphini chromosome 10, aGeoSer1.1, whole genome shotgun sequence genome encodes:
- the LOC117368268 gene encoding melanin-concentrating hormone receptor 1-like, translating to MASENTSFIYFPRNSSIFVSKNGSAAERPAPYTNVIMPSLFGIICFLGIIGNCIVLYTIVKKKKLRSMQTVPDIFIFNLSIVDLLFLLGMPFLIHQLLGNGSWHFGATLCTLITALDTNSQITSTNILTVMTLDRYLATVYPLKSTYVRTPCIAASVICLVWLLSFLTIIPVWMYAGLMPLDDGTVRCALLLPNPETDIYWFTLYQFLLAFAIPLVIICVVYFKILQHMATTVVPLPPRSLRVRTKKVTRMAVAICSAFFTCWAPYYILQLVHLGIDEPSVAFFYAYNVAISLGYANSCINPFLYIALSETFKRQFMVAIRPTKEQFRINNSTTEASVCLKLASESTQQTQFLEDFSPHSPPVTVAVH from the coding sequence CAGCTGAAAGACCTGCCCCCTACACCAACGTCATCATGCCCAGCCTCTTTGGCATTATCTGTTTCCTGGGCATCATTGGGAACTGCATTGTCCTTTACACAATTGTAAAGAAGAAGAAACTCCGTAGCATGCAAACAGTACCGGATATCTTCATTTTCAACCTATCCATTGTGGACCTTCTCTTCCTCTTGGGCATGCCTTTCCTCATCCACCAGCTCCTAGGAAATGGTTCCTGGCACTTTGGGGCCACTCTCTGCACCCTCATTACTGCCCTTGATACCAACAGCCAGATTACCAGCACCAACATCTTGACTGTAATGACACTGGATCGTTATCTAGCCACAGTCTATCCACTCAAGTCCACCTATGTCCGAACACCATGCATAGCTGCCTCTGTTATCTGCTTGGTGTGGCTTCTCTCCTTCTTGACCATCATCCCTGTCTGGATGTATGCAGGATTAATGCCTTTGGATGACGGGACGGTTCGCTGTGCCCTACTGCTTCCTAACCCGGAGACTGATATTTACTGGTTTACTCTTTATCAGTTCCTTTTGGCCTTTGCTATCCCTCTCGTCATTATCTGTGTGGTGTATTTCAAGATCCTACAACACATGGCGACCACTGTAGTACCTTTACCTCCGAGGAGTCTCAGAGTAAGGACCAAGAAAGTCACTCGTATGGCAGTTGCTATCTGCTCTGCATTTTTCACTTGCTGGGCACCTTATTACATTCTGCAGCTGGTTCACTTGGGCATTGATGAGCCTTCAGTGGCTTTCTTCTATGCCTATAATGTGGCCATCAGCTTGGGCTATGCCAACAGCTGCATCAACCCTTTTCTTTACATTGCCCTAAGTGAGACTTTCAAGCGTCAGTTCATGGTGGCCATCCGCCCAACCAAGGAACAATTCCGTATCAACAACAGCACCACAGAGGCAAGCGTGTGCCTGAAACTTGCCTCTGAATCCACCCAACAGACACAGTTTTTGGAAGACTTCTCCCCACATTCACCGCCTGTGACTGTCGCAGTTCATTAA